The DNA region TGCTTATCTTTTCAATCTTTTGGGTTCTGACACCCGCAAGAAGGACGCGAAACCCGACTTGGCCCACAATCGCAATTGTGATATGCAATCCGCAGGTTACCGTCTGATTGAAAAAGACGGCGTTAAAAAGCTGCAAGTGGCGATCAAACTTTTTGAGGGCATGACCACTTGGAATACTTGCGAAGTGAATGTTCAGATCGATGCTGACGGCGACAATGTGACGGATCAGGAATTAGCCGGTCTTCCGGCGGAAGATGTTCCCGGCCTGAGCGGTGAACAATTTGCCACTTTACTTTTAGATGGTGCCAAAGCCCGTGAACTTCGTAAAAAATTCGAAACGGATTTTGCGGCCACTCCAGAAAAAGCCAAAGAGGATTATTCTATGGCAGTTTTGGATCAACAGGCGATGTACGTGTTTGATAATGCGACGTTGGCCATCATTGAAGCTGATGTTTCGGCTTTAGCATTGGCCGCAACGGGTGAACTGAATATCAAAGTTTCCACCACGCACCAGGATAATGGCGCTATCGAATATGACGACTACCTGGAAAGTCACGCGACGAACTGGCAAAAAATCTCTGTCAACTCTTTGGCGCAAGGCTATGCCGAGCTGCCTGAGGAACTAGAGATCAGCGCTGGTGAAACGCAAAGTCTGTCTTTGCTTAAAGGTTATGGCTCAGAAAGCCTGATCCTGTATGCGCCACAAAACAGAGCCGTTCGCGACACTGTCCTAGAAGACTCTCAGTCGCAAATCGTGCCCGTCCTTTACAATTCTGAAGATTAATTTCTTAAGTGACTCCGCGGGTGAAGATTCTTTTCCACTCGCGGAGAGTGCGCACATAAATCACTTTGTTTTTTAAAGCGTCGCGGGCAAAAATCCTTAAAAGCTCGGGGCGCATTTTCGTGTGCACCTGCCACAGCGTTTTATATAATTTTTTGGTGTGTGCCCAAGTGACCTCGTCACAACCTGGGGGCAGTTCCTTGCGACGGGACCACAGATTCTGAATTTGCCTTTTCGTGCACCACCAGTAGTGCCGCCACAATGGAAAATCGATGAAGATCACAAGATCCGCCGCCTGAAATCTTTTTTCAATAATATCCAACGGTCCATACCCATCAATAATCCATCGCTCCCCTTTTTGGATCTCTAGTAAAATCTCAATGGATTCTTTGTGCGGGCGAATCTTCATTCCCGGTAAAAACTGGATGCTGTCAACATGGGTCAATGGCAAAGACTGAAGCTGCGAAAGCCGTCGACTTAAAGCCGTCTTTCCGCCACCGGCATTTCCGACCACTGCAATTTTTCTGATGTCTTTTATTTCCGCATTCACAAAATAAGAATGTCACCGAAAGATGTGTGCTTCAACACTATATTCGCTCAGCCAAGTCACAAGGAGGTCACTAAGGCCCCTTTCCTAAAAGACTCTTTAAGGCGTCACGATCTTCGGGTTCGGGAACCAGCCATTCCGGCGGCAGATGTTCGACAGCATATTTCCAGGAAGCCAAAACCATGGGCTTTGCCAAGGGTTTGCCATGCAGATCCTTTAATAGATTCAGATGTCGAAGCAAGATCGTTCGTGTCGGCTTGTAAAAACCTTCAGCGTCTTTACCCGCATTGGTGACGACGTCCTCGGACTGTTCCACTTTTTGAATTAAACCCTGGAAGAATTTTTCAAGACTCATAAGACTATTTGAACAAAGTTTCCTGCTGTCTCCAAGTCTTAACGCTTCTTTGTATTTTGACGATCACCTTCCCGGCCTAGAATCCAGAACATAGAATACGGGACAAAACCAGGAGGAAATAATGGATAGAAAAGCCACCGCAGTCTGGAAAGGCAATATTCAAAATGGCAAAGGAGAACTCACAACCGAAAGTGGCGTTCTTAGAAATACCGCTTATACCTTCAACACTCGCTTCGGCTCTGATCTGGGAACCAATCCCGAAGAGCTGATTGGCGCCGCTCACGCCGGCTGCTTTACCATGGCCCTGAGTGGAGCCCTTATGAAACAGGGTTTCACCGCGGACCGACTGGAGACCACCGCCGTCGTGACAGTCCAAAAAGAGGGTGAGGGTTTTACCATCACTTCTTCAAAATTAAATCTTATTGCCGAAGTACCGGAAATTGATGCCAAAACCTTTCAAAGCATTGCCGAAGAAGCCAAAGTCGGCTGCCCCGTATCCAAACTTTTAAAGGCAAACATCACTTTGCATGTCGAGTTTCGTTCTTCACAAAGAGACACCCGCGCCACGCCTTAATTCTTGTGCTAAGACAGAATCTTCAATTGCCTTCCAGGAAAGTCTCGACTCATAATAAAACTCTACATAAAGGATTTAACATGAGACTTTTCCTGGTTGTTTTAGGCTTTTTTCTTAGCTCCTGCGCTCTTAAAGGCAACACCATTAAAGATGTTCCCGCAATCAAAGCTGAAAACATTCAAGTTTCACCGATGAGCGGCCTTCCGAAAAGAACTGTTTCCTTGAGTATTATTGATGCGCGCGCCGATGACATGCGCGTGCAGTCGACAGAACTTCGCAGCGAAGTGGCCCGCGCGGTGACTGAAGCCTTGGCGCGCGAAAACATTCAGGTGCAAACACCAGGAGCCAACGCTCTGGTGTTAACAATTCAAGATTATGCAACGGGACAGTTTAAAGAAGGCTGCGTAAAAATCGTCAGCAGTCTGACGATTCCTCAGAAAGCCAAACTTCATGCCGAGGCCGCAAGCTGTTTTGAAATGAAGCATCCTTTCGGATTTAAAATGAGTGCGGATGTCACCAAAGCCTATGAAGAGGCTCTTAGCCTGACTTTTAAAAATTTAGATCAGGCCTTGAGTAAATTGATTTTTTAACGGTAAGCCTTGCCGCGACCGTTATTCCAGACGCGGATGCTGCTAGGTGCATTCACATCCTGACTGGATGTCGCAGAAAAGACCAGCGTCCGTGAATTCACATCACTGTCATTAGTGACGCCGGTTAAGTATTTTTGTGAAATATCATTCCACACACACCCCGCTATTTGCGAACCTGCTTCAGGAACAATCACGATATTGACATCACCGGGATTTACCACAGAGTTGGGAACCTGAATGGCCGCACCACCGTTACCGCCGTTGTAACCATTCACGTCCGTATTCAAATTACTATCGCCAAGATCCGATAGACCGCCGGAACCGCCGCCGCCACCGAAGTAACCGCCACCACCACCACCACCGTAGCTCGTGGAACAAGTTCCGGCAGCGCCACCGAAGCCAGCACCGAAACCGCCGCGCCCGAAATTAGCCGCGCCTGCATTATTCGCCAAAGCCAAACCAATCAAACAACTGCTTCCACCTTGACCACCCGATCCGTTCGATTGGGCAGAGCCATTCGAAGGAATATAACCGGGCGATGTCATTCCCGCGGCCAGGGCTGTTGCGGCAACACCGCCAGCTCCACCCGTCGAAGCCCCCACGTCTCCACCCGTCGCCACGGAAGAAGGGCCTTCACCAGCACCACCAAATCCGAGACCGCCATCCAACCCATCAGTTCCGCCGCGACCACCGCCGCCGCCGCCACCGAAGATAAAACCTTCGTTAAGAATAGTTACATTCGCATGAAGTGCATACACCTGGAAGGCCGTTCCACCATGCTGCCCCTGGCGAATGGCTTCTACACCGGAATCATTGCCGCCTGCGCCTTGCGCGCCGATAATGCTGCCTTGGTTGATCAAACGAACACGCGCCGACGTGGCTAAAGCCCCCGAGGCCGAGCCCGTCACCATCGCTGCATTGGCGGGATCATTGCTATAGACCTTGATCCCAGGATTCACTCGCACCACAAAAGTGCGGGAGGAGTTGGCGATCGCCGTGCTGTACTCACTCACGGCTTGTTGCCAAATATTATAATTTGTTACGTCTGCGGCAATGGGAGCAAGAACAACAGCGTCGGTCAAAGAAACGTTGATCGTGGCCACGGCCGATTCGTCGGTCCCGCCACCGCTGTCTTTCACTTTCACCGTGACCACCGCAGACGAATCTAACCCCGGTGTCGCCGTCAACACAATGTTCACACTGCCGTCACCCGTGCGGGTCGCAGAACAGTTCACGCTTAAACGTGTCGGATTTGAGTTTGTACAGATCAGTTCCGCGGTCTGGGCACTTTCATTGGCCGGGCCCACTGACAAAGTCAGCGGTACGTTTTCCACTTTGTTGCCGGAAGGGTCTAACAGAATTTCCCAAGTCGTCGGCACACTGGTGATCGTCGGAGCATCATTCACAGGATTGACAATGATTTCAATTTCCTGCTCGACAACAGAGTTTCCGGCTCCGTTTTGGTCGTCGAAGCGAATCTTCGCAAAACAAGAGCCAAAATAATGCGCTCGCGGTTTGATACTGACGGCCCCTGTTGTCGGACTGATCAAGATATCAGAAGCTGGAGTCGCAAGGACACTCGTGTCGTTGCAAGCCGTCCCCGACAGCCCGGTATAAACTAAAGAGTAAACACCTTGCCCCTCATCCAACGAGCTGACATCGGCATCGGCTAAGACCTCAACCACGCTACTGGCAAAAACGGGATCATCCTCCGTCAGAACATCGGGCGTACCGATGGTGAGCGTGGGCTCCGCATTCGCTATCGTGATAGCTAAAGATTGCGTATGGGAAGCTGCGGAAGTGTCAGTGGCGCGAATTTCAAGAAGACAACCGCCCACATCACTGTCACCAGGAGTCCCCGAAATTGTGACTGAGCGACCGTCTGCGGAAGGCGTTTCTGTCAACCACGTACAATTATCAGAACCGTCACGAATCACCGTCAAATTTTCAGGATCAGGGTCCGTGATTGCAACCGTGCAGGTATAAAGCACATCTTCGGTCGCAGCTGACGAACACGGTGTTAAATTCGTGGCGACAACCGGCGCATCTTGAACATTCGTCACCGTCAAAGGAACTTCTGCATACCCTGTTGAAGGATAGGCATCGGTCAGCGCAATTCGAATGTAACAAACACCTTGATAATCCGGAGCGGGTCGGAAAGAGACTTCACCGGTGGTCGCATCAATCGTCAGATTGGAGGACGCTGGCGAAGCGGCATGATCCACGCAATGGTCTGCCACTGTCGTGGGCGTCACCAAACTGTAAGTGCTACCACTTTCTTCAATCGAAGAAACATTGGCACCTGGAATCACGACCGCAAACGCCGCATCTTCAAGAAGACTGTAAGGTCCTCCCGTGACATTGATAATAGGTGCCGAGTTGGTGATCGTGATATTCCAAGAAAAGCGTGTACTTTGCCCGCCAACATCGTCTTGAGCGTAGACATCCACCTGACAGGTGGTTCCCACTTCCGGCGCCCCCGGAGTTCCACTCACTTCGCCCGTATTGGCATCAATAGTCAACCAGGCGCCACAAGTCGTTGCCGCATCCAAATGATAAGTCAGCGTAAGAGGACTTGGCAGATCCACATCGGTCGCCGCAATCGTGCAAGAATAATTGTAATTTTCCCCGATCGTCGTCGGGCAGGCCAAGGTTTGAATTGCGGGAAGATCATTGACAGGGATCACATCCAAGGTCACCGTCGCCACCGCCGACTCATTGCCAGCGCGATCCACTATTTTGTAACTGAAACTGTCATCGGCCTCATTATTTAAATTCGGCACATAGTTGCAATTTAAAACGGCGGAGTTCGCTACACAACCTGTCAGTGTTCCCTTCGCCGGGTTCGTGACAAAAACAAGATGATACTGATCATTTTCTGTCGGTGTGTTTAAGATAAAACTGAGTGGCGTGTCTTCTGTCACCACGATCGTTTGATCCGCGCCGACGATTGGAGCTTGATTATCTAAAAGAAAGCTTCCCAGATCAATCACTTCAGAGGACGAACGAATAAATGCGGTCAAGCGAACTTTGTATGGGCCCGGAGTCAAAGCAGAAACGTCCCAATCATACTGACCATCATTTTCAAGTTTTTCTTCCACCACTGTCCACGTGGCTCCACCGTCAGACGAGGCTTCTAATTTCAGATAGTCGGGTTCCATAGTTCCGTGAGCGGTAGCCCAACGAATCGGGATTAGATCGGCTGGTTTATATGCGGGATGAAGAGTGGCCGTCGCTCTCAATTGAGAACTAAACGCTTCCAGGCTGGCGTTCATACAACCTGCCAAGAAAAGCGGTGCTGCTGATAGTAGCAAAAAAAGACGTGCCAGTTGCATATATATACGTATCGGTGTCTAACAAAAATTCTCCATTGTTTCTGGGTAAAAAAACGGTATCATTGTTTCATGATGAGACATTGGCGCATTTTCTGGACCGTCTTCATTTTCACTCTGACAGTGGCGCAATCCAGTTCTGGACTAACATTGAGCGCGTCCCCCTTAAGCGGCAAAAGCCATCCGGAATTTGATTACAGCGAAAAACCTTTGGGCCTTTCGCAGATTATCAACGCTCAATTTACGAAGAGTTCTTTTATTTTAAACAACTGGTTCCAAATGTCGTTTAAGAACGTCACCTGGACCGACACAACTCTGGTCGGGACCCGGGCGATGAAAGTGGACTTCGATTCCGTCGAATTTAAAAACGCGAATCTTTCAGGTTTTAAGTGTCAACATTGTGCGATCAAAAACTCCATCTTCGAAAATGTCAAAATGGATGGCGCACGCTTTTTGGGCGCGGTCTTCATCAATACTCATTTTAAAAATGCAGATTTAAGAAGAGTCGACTTTATTTCTTCAACTTTCACCAACTGCACTTTAGATTCGGCCTCGGCAAAATTCCTTTCAGCAGAGAAAATCCGCAAATGGAATCTGCAAGTGAAGGAAATGCCGTGAGCTATTTTCAAGCCCAACTGCAAGAAATTAAAAACTCTCGCGCTCTTCAGGTCTATGGGGCCTTGCTGGCATTGACTCACTTACTCAGTTCCTATTTCTGGATGGACCGGTCCCTGGACTTAGTGACGAAGGCCTCCCCCGTTTCCGCCTCGTTATGTTGGCCATTTTTTCCAGCGTGTGACGTTCTTCGTTTTGGCAGCTCAGGGCAGGCTTCGATGTTCCTTGAAGCGTATGCGATGGTCGCCGTCGTCGTCGCAGGGCTTTTTATCTTTCGCCGACTTAAGGCCGCTTATGTGGGGCTGATTATTCTGCTGCTTGCGAAGGTGTATTTCACCAGTCTTTCTTATGGTCTGATGGGCAACTATCACTATATGACCTTCTTTACCCACCTGGCATTTTTATTTCTCCCCTTAAAAACCACCACGATCCCGATCTTCATTGGTGTCTTTTATTGGGGTGCGGGAATTTTAAAGTTCGATCCGGAGTGGTTAAGTGGGACGGCTCTGATCACGCCGACATTTCTTCCGCCGGCCCTAGAACACCTGGGACTTATTTACTGTGTCATCCTGGAATGCATTTTTGTTTTTGGTCTTTTCAGTGAAAACAAATGGATTCGCGGACTGGTGTTTCTTCAATTTGTGCTTTTTCATGCCTTTTCCTGGCACGTTGTCGGTTACTTCTATCCAATGACAATGCTGTTACTCTTGGGCATTTTTGTTCTGATGCCCCTTTACAAAGAAACTTGGCAAGCTCTTTGGGATGCTTCGCTGTTGCGAAAGCGAAGCGTGGTTGTGACGGCGGCAATCTTGACTCTGTTGCAGATAGCCCCCAGCGTCTTAGCTGGCGATCCGGCTGCTAGCGGCGCTCCACGAATTCTGTCCTTAAACATGCTGGATGCGCGCATGGAATGTGACACATTAATGATCCGACACGCCGAACATTCGGAAGAAACCTACGATCCCTTTGTTAAAGCGCCATCGACTCGCACCCAGTGTGACCCTCTGGTTTTTTTGTCGCAAATTAAACTGGCTTGCAAAGACAAATCTGAGAAAATGGATTTTTGGCTTTCTTCCCGCCGAACCACGGGAGACACCTTTAAAACCCGTCTGTTCCTTCCAGATGTCTGCTCTAAGTCTGCAAATGAAATACTCTGGGCGGAGATCTTATGAAGAAATACGTGTTCGCCTTTTACTGTCTCGTCATTCTTTTACTGTTGGCTCATGCGGAAGTGAAAACCTGGCCGCTTTTAGACAGCGGCTTACGGCTGCAGAAGCCTTCCTACCCAGTAAAGTCGGAAGTGCTTCAATATGACCTGAGCACGGAAGAAAAAAAGGAAAGCTCGTCTACTTATCGTCGCGACAACCGACGCTCCGGCCACCAGGAATTGGAAGGAACTCACTTTGCTCCCTTTGCTCTGCAGTGGCGGGTGGCCGAAGTTAATAACGGCATCCATCGCGCTAGTAAAAGCTCTCCTGCGGCCGACGAACAAGGATTTTACGTTGCGGATGATACCGGATTTCTGCGCGCTTATGACTGGCAAGGTAAACTGCGCTGGCAATTTTATAGTGGCGTCAGTCCACGCGGAATGCACTCAACACCGTTGACGGACAAAGACAGTGTCTATGTTGGTGACTACGCGGGATATATTTATTCTCTTAATAAAGAAACGGGGAAAATTCGTTGGCTCACCAAAGCGGGGTCGACGATTGGCTCGTCACCTTTTTTACACGACGGCCTGCTCTATGTTGGCGTCGAACTGCCCGATCCGGAAGGCTTCTTGTTGGCCTTGGAAGCCCGGACGGGAAAATGGGTTTGGACTTCGCCATTAATCGGGAATCAACCTCACTCGTCCCCCACTTTAGATGTAGCGAACGCGCAAATTCTTATGGGGTCTAACACTGGCGCCATGAGTGCTTATGATATTAAAGATGGAAAGCCCAAATGGTCCTTTACAACGAACGATGATATCAAATGTGCGGCGGCTCTTTCCGGCGCTAATGCCTACTTCACTTCTTGGGATGGCTTTTTATACTCGATAAATACCACCTCGGGTGTTCTCCAGTGGCGACGTCCTTTGGATGGCAGCGCGATGAGCTGTCCTTCAATCAACAAAGACGGCACTTTGATTGCCGTCACTGGCTTTAAGAAAAATTTCGTCATCACCGCAAAAGACGGGAAAGTTCTTTGGTCTGCGGATATAAAAGAGCAAAGCTCGCGAGCCCAATCAAGCCCCTTCATTATCAGCTATCAATATCAGGAAGTGGTTGTCTTTCTTTGCGAAGAAAAATCCATCTGTCTGCAAGATCTCAATACAGGGAAGATCCTGCAACAAATAAAAATGGAGAGCACGTTTTCCGGCTCTCCAGTCTATTTTAAAAATCATCTTTTTATCGCGACATCCGGCGCTGACGGTTTGTTGATCTTGAAAAACTAACTAAGGACTATTCCACGGCCGAACCCACTGGCCCCATCAAAAGTTTATACCCATTTTTTTGTGCCACGACCTTGTCATATTGGGTCCCCACGGCGGCCGTCATTTTCCAACCGCGAGGATTGGTTGCGACATTCGAACCGCCCGCGCCGCCGCCCACTCCGATAGTGGTTGATTCTTTAACGGGCGCATTGAACACCACATCTTTTTCGGGGTGGAAGTCTGCCAGGTTTTCATAGCGAATAGATTTGACTCCTGAGTCCGTTGCCTTCATTGCACAAATGGACACACCATAGCTGTCGCTTAAGC from Bdellovibrio sp. ArHS includes:
- a CDS encoding OsmC family protein; this encodes MDRKATAVWKGNIQNGKGELTTESGVLRNTAYTFNTRFGSDLGTNPEELIGAAHAGCFTMALSGALMKQGFTADRLETTAVVTVQKEGEGFTITSSKLNLIAEVPEIDAKTFQSIAEEAKVGCPVSKLLKANITLHVEFRSSQRDTRATP
- a CDS encoding Ig-like domain-containing protein — encoded protein: MQLARLFLLLSAAPLFLAGCMNASLEAFSSQLRATATLHPAYKPADLIPIRWATAHGTMEPDYLKLEASSDGGATWTVVEEKLENDGQYDWDVSALTPGPYKVRLTAFIRSSSEVIDLGSFLLDNQAPIVGADQTIVVTEDTPLSFILNTPTENDQYHLVFVTNPAKGTLTGCVANSAVLNCNYVPNLNNEADDSFSYKIVDRAGNESAVATVTLDVIPVNDLPAIQTLACPTTIGENYNYSCTIAATDVDLPSPLTLTYHLDAATTCGAWLTIDANTGEVSGTPGAPEVGTTCQVDVYAQDDVGGQSTRFSWNITITNSAPIINVTGGPYSLLEDAAFAVVIPGANVSSIEESGSTYSLVTPTTVADHCVDHAASPASSNLTIDATTGEVSFRPAPDYQGVCYIRIALTDAYPSTGYAEVPLTVTNVQDAPVVATNLTPCSSAATEDVLYTCTVAITDPDPENLTVIRDGSDNCTWLTETPSADGRSVTISGTPGDSDVGGCLLEIRATDTSAASHTQSLAITIANAEPTLTIGTPDVLTEDDPVFASSVVEVLADADVSSLDEGQGVYSLVYTGLSGTACNDTSVLATPASDILISPTTGAVSIKPRAHYFGSCFAKIRFDDQNGAGNSVVEQEIEIIVNPVNDAPTITSVPTTWEILLDPSGNKVENVPLTLSVGPANESAQTAELICTNSNPTRLSVNCSATRTGDGSVNIVLTATPGLDSSAVVTVKVKDSGGGTDESAVATINVSLTDAVVLAPIAADVTNYNIWQQAVSEYSTAIANSSRTFVVRVNPGIKVYSNDPANAAMVTGSASGALATSARVRLINQGSIIGAQGAGGNDSGVEAIRQGQHGGTAFQVYALHANVTILNEGFIFGGGGGGGRGGTDGLDGGLGFGGAGEGPSSVATGGDVGASTGGAGGVAATALAAGMTSPGYIPSNGSAQSNGSGGQGGSSCLIGLALANNAGAANFGRGGFGAGFGGAAGTCSTSYGGGGGGGYFGGGGGSGGLSDLGDSNLNTDVNGYNGGNGGAAIQVPNSVVNPGDVNIVIVPEAGSQIAGCVWNDISQKYLTGVTNDSDVNSRTLVFSATSSQDVNAPSSIRVWNNGRGKAYR
- a CDS encoding pentapeptide repeat-containing protein, which encodes MMRHWRIFWTVFIFTLTVAQSSSGLTLSASPLSGKSHPEFDYSEKPLGLSQIINAQFTKSSFILNNWFQMSFKNVTWTDTTLVGTRAMKVDFDSVEFKNANLSGFKCQHCAIKNSIFENVKMDGARFLGAVFINTHFKNADLRRVDFISSTFTNCTLDSASAKFLSAEKIRKWNLQVKEMP
- a CDS encoding PQQ-binding-like beta-propeller repeat protein; its protein translation is MKKYVFAFYCLVILLLLAHAEVKTWPLLDSGLRLQKPSYPVKSEVLQYDLSTEEKKESSSTYRRDNRRSGHQELEGTHFAPFALQWRVAEVNNGIHRASKSSPAADEQGFYVADDTGFLRAYDWQGKLRWQFYSGVSPRGMHSTPLTDKDSVYVGDYAGYIYSLNKETGKIRWLTKAGSTIGSSPFLHDGLLYVGVELPDPEGFLLALEARTGKWVWTSPLIGNQPHSSPTLDVANAQILMGSNTGAMSAYDIKDGKPKWSFTTNDDIKCAAALSGANAYFTSWDGFLYSINTTSGVLQWRRPLDGSAMSCPSINKDGTLIAVTGFKKNFVITAKDGKVLWSADIKEQSSRAQSSPFIISYQYQEVVVFLCEEKSICLQDLNTGKILQQIKMESTFSGSPVYFKNHLFIATSGADGLLILKN